The genomic DNA CGTGGGATAATTGATAAATGGAAGTAACAGGGCAATGATAAAATCGCGTTACGTCGAGAACTCAATTCGACGTGGTCGCTGGTGTAAGTTTTTAGAACGATAAAGTAGTTAGGATCTTATAAAAGAGCATATTAAAGAACAGGGACGTATACGAATGGCGTACCGTCACCGATACTATTGAACACATTCACATTATGCGCTTTGTACATTAACCGATGTAAAACGTGTCGTTTGATATTTATAGAAGATTAcggatattaattttgtatattaatgTACTATAATAACGAGAGTTACAAGGATGTGTGCCTTTGGACACGCggttaaaacaaaataataaggTATTGTTGTAtgtttttcaaataaacaaGTAAACTCTCTACTCGGTTAGCTCTCTGCTTCCTTCAGCGAAACAGAAAGAACTTACATCGTGGCGAGTTGAAATTCGAAAAACGAATAAtgttaattgtatattacataaagTTTATTACAATTTCCTATGTACAACGGCTTGCCtatgtaaatgaaaaatcgtTTCTTATCAAAAAATGGCAAATGTTGAAAGAATCAATGTTACTTCAATTGACTCTCtgttttctttataatttccAACAAGGTCTGCTGCTGCATATCCTTGTACAGTCTATCCTGTAGTTCTACCAGAGATGTTCCATCTTTCAGAAAGCCTTTTAAATTATGCATAGTACCATTTGATATTCTATGATCAGTTACGCGATCTTGACTGAAATTATACGTTCtaatcttttcatttctcATTCTTGTTCCAATTTGCTTTTTACGGAGATCACTAATGAAAGATACTTGCTTGTCTAGTTGCTCTTGATACAACACACTTTTTAGCTTCAGCAATGCtatctttttgttttcaatttGTGATCTATTTGTTTGACAAGTTACACTTGTCCCAGTTGGTATATGAGTTATTCTAATAGCAGAATTTGTAGTGTTCACGTGTTGCCCTCCTGCTCCAGTTGCTTTCTTTGCTTCTATTTTCAAATCCTTTTCTGATAATTCAATGTCTACATCTCTTGGCTCTGGAAAAATTGTCACAACAGCTGTACTGGTGTGCATTCGACTACCTTTTTCTGTTGATGGAATCCTTTGCACTCTGTGCACTCCACcttcatattttaatttttcataagcCTTACTGtctgatattaatatttcagcTTTCCTCAAACCATGTATATCGCTATATGATAATTCCATTACCTCGTGCttaaattctaaataatttaaataatgtatgtacatattaaaCAAATCCATTGCAAATAACATAGCTTCCTGGCCTCCTACACCTGCCACTATTTCCataataacattttcataattttctgcAGCTACAGTTTGTAAAATTACATCTAATAATTCTTGATCAATCTCTGTTAACTCTTGTTGATACATTAATTCCTCTTCTTTTGCAAGTTTCTTCATATCCTCATCTTTGCTagctaaaaataattcatacaATGGTAATATCTGACAAGTAAGtttgtattcttttttaaGACTTACCAAGATCAGTTAAAGTCTTGATATTTTCAACTATCTTAATTTTTTTGTCCAGTAATATTGGAACCATTTGTAACTTAAGAATCTCAGAAATGCTTTCATGTTCTTTTTTACCATCATTCTGATATGCATCCATAAGAAGATTCAAATATCTTTTAATACTTTCATtgtcaataaataaatttctttctgTACTAAATAGCTTATAAATACATGGTTTCACATTGAGGTTAAGAAGCAGTGGGGATAATGGAATTGATTTGGccttatttattatattcccATAATATCGACAAGCACTAAATGTGCACCCTCTTATAAGAAACAACATATTGTATCACATAAATTCATATGTTTTGGAATAAAAATACACATTCTACCACATGATCATATTTACACCTGAAGAGAGCAACGAACGCACCATCCGTTAGCAGTTTGGAAACCATTACAGTATaaattgttaacaaatttgtttaaatactTATAAAACAATACACTCTTAaggtaaatttaaattatttagttTCCTATATCTAAAATTTATGTCGAAATATAAACAGGATATCGTTAATAAATCGAGAATAAACAATTGTGTGCAGTATAATCTTGACATTTTTCTATTGGTAATGGCAGGTTGTATCATGATTTCGATAGTCTTTGCAATCTTGATTCAATTAAGCTTATCctattttatacaatattaaaaaagatgATGTTCATACATCTTCTTTAGTAAGTTTTATATTCATActtgtaattgaatttttataattattttcatacttATATTAAGTCCatactaattatttttaaacgtacagaataattcaatttcacGTGTTCTAACGTTGTTTTATTCAATTgatgtttaatttattaaatttacactTTAAAATGTGTATATACGTGTAAGTACGATGTATACGAGATTAGAATATATAACGTGTAGTACCAATTGTATCGATTTCTCAACGAGTCTGTATAATTTATTCCAAATATAATCTCGGTTTTATCTAATATTATACGAGCAGCATCGTCAAATGAGATATAACAAATGTTAAAATTCtcatcatttattaataaatccTGATAAATATTGCCATTAAACTTTTGAACTAAGTACGTATAAATGAGTCAACTCATTTTACGTATcagaataattttgttattatttttgtaaataatcaattttattattaatattttataattaatgaagTCTCATATTTATGAAAAGGATCAATAGTGCTCTTTTTGTTTTAGTCGGCAAACATATAAGAAAcgttgaaatgaaaaatacaatCTAAGGAATGATCGCGAACGGTGTCTCATGCATATGAAAAGGAAAATGTGCGAGCCTAATCTTCAGAGGGATACATTTTACGTTTATTGCGGATAAAAAAGGATATAAGTGTTCGTACAAAGAACGTATACACAGAATAGAAGGACTAGTTGTTTCATAAAATATGATCGAGGGTAATACAAAATGTTGCCCAATTCAAAGTAAGTAGCTCTGATATTTGGGACGAATGCGCCAAGCTTACCGCACAAGAGAGATAGAAAAGAACAGAGAAAGATACGCACGGTAGACCAGTATAGAGCGGCACGGGCAGCTACGATCGACGatactatttttctttaaaacaaGCATTacacaaattaaaaattaagcGCTCACTACGAAAAGGTAAGTTGTAAAATGTTTATCAATTCATTGGAAATGTTtcgaattatttaataacgtGCATTCGTTTTTCCATCAACGCGGTTCAGAtagaaattgattttaatgtatttatgtacaggctttataatattataacgAAACCATGGAACCTTGCGAGAACCGATCACAGGAGAAAGTACAAGAAGGtggtaagattaaattaattttattcacaGTCGTTTCACGGTAGTTCgcacaatttttattatataacgTTGATGTTGTTTATagtaaaattatgatttttattattcggTAACCTTTTTGAAGTTTTTCAAACGACTTCATCCATTGATCGTTAATTCTATTATAGGCATTACATACATTTACAAatggatttttaatttacagtTTCTGCTGATACAGGATTCGTGAAATCGTTGCTAAAACGCGCgcaaaaatttgttttaattcattaatcGTATCATTATGATATTGATGAATCTTAGTACCTATTTCTGATATTGTTAGataagtaatttaaaaaaaaaaaaacatgacGTGCGATTTCGTTAGCGTTTATtccaattttataattttattttgatgattttattaatataaaataaatgttaaaaatgtgtcaaatatatttaatgaatatttttatttttcgtataagtaaaaatttaataaactataattaaaaataaataatatataatttatttttcattttatagtTCTGAAAGATGTTTAGTATGTTAAATCataattaaaagttatattttataaaatttgaaataaaaatttatttttcagaataTGGTTTCTTTTGGCAAGATTATCTTGATGCTACAGAAAGCGTGGAAGTACCACAGATTATGTTTCCACATGTGGAACTGACACTTCAAAGTGGTATTGAAATTGGCATGTCCCTTGAAGTGccaatttcaaaaaatacaaatgaaGATAATACTAAATATTGGGTTGCCTCTATTGTGGTCGCATGTGGACCTTTATTACGCTTACGGTATTATGGTGGAGATGATAGGTCATTGGAATTTTGGTGCAACCTTACCAAAGAGGCTGCTCATGAACTTGGTTGGTgtatgaaaaatgataaaaaattagaaCCACCTGATGTTGTGCTTGAAAGATCACCAGATTGTATGGAAAAATTACCTGAATTCCTAAAAACAGTCCGTACTGTTCCACCAGAAATGTTATCAGGAGttagtaataatttataaatgaaattttacatttaaaagaatttgaatttaatttatcaacattaatattttgtacaCCCAGGAAGGTCTGAGTATGACAGAAAGGATCAAACAAGGCATGAAAGTTGAAGTCAGTGATATACTACATCCTTATAAATTATGGGTAGCTACggtaagaaatattttatagattTTATTACAAGTGGATTCTgctttttatttaacattcacATTGCTTCTTCAGATTATAGAAAATGTAGGAGGAAGACTTCTTTTAAGATACGATACTCCTGGTTCATTACGTAAAGATTTTTGGATGTTCTGTACTTCAGAGCACCTTCATCCATATGGATTTACATCCAAATCAGATTCTAATTGGTTTTTAGAGCCTCCTAGTTCCATAGTGGATCTGCATACTTATGAAGAATGGAAAGATCTGTTAGAATCGATACCAAAAAATTATGATCTTCCAGAAGAgttatttaataacagtataaAACATCCCAAGCACGAATTTAAAGTTGGTATGAAGGTGGAAGCTTTAAGCCCAACCAATCAAATAAACATATGTCCAGCTACTGTTATTAAAGTGTTTGATGATACTTATTTTCTTGTACATATTGATACTTATGATGAATTATCAAAGGGAATGGATATTGAAACATGTATGTACAACAGTACAGTAAAGAATACTTGGCTTTGTACAGCAGAACACCCATATATTTTTCCTGTTGGATGGGCAAAAAAGCACAATATTAAGTAAGACTTCATATAACGTGTTTCGCGTAACATTTTATCAGAAACATTTATTACAATCTGAAATTTTGTTGCTTTCAGAATAGTACATCCAAATGGTTGGACTTCAAAGGAAGAAGAATTTGATTGGGATGAATATTTAAGAGACACTCAAGCAATTGCtgcagaagaaaaattatttcctgAAAGGCAAAATGCCATTGAAGCTGGCTTCGAATGTGGTATGCGATTGGAAGCAGTTGATCCAGAATACGAAAATGTTATTTGCGCCGCGCATATTACAAAAATCGTTGACAATCTCTTATGGTTAAAACTAGATAATTATGAAAACACGAAACCTGAACATATAGTTGACATGCATTCCTTGCAAATATTTCCTGTCGGTTGGTGCGAATCTAATCATTATCCGTTGAAACCACCAAAAGACTACATAGAAGTTTGTAAAAAGTTACAAATGCCTGAGAAAGACGACAAAAAGAATAATGTCCTGGATATACCAATATCTGAACCGCGCTCTTCGTTATGGTGTCCAAAGATATATTTCAACTACCGTTGTTTCACGGGTCCTATGATTTCCAAAGGAAAATTAGCAACTTTACCGAAAGCAGTAGGACCTGGTCCCGTAATATTAGTCATGAGAGAAGTATTATCAATGATTGTATCCGTTGGCTATAGAAGCGCTCGAATATTAAAGGTACTTCAATGCGATTCAAAACCGGATCCTGGATATCATTTAGAGGTCTTAAAAGCAAAACATAAGAACAACACGTATCGCGCCAGCGTTGCTGTTGTAACGTCTGGTGATATGGTAGCTGATTTTTGTAAAAGTATTTGTCGAAAATTAATGGTATGCCCAAATTTATTTGGTCCTTTATATGTACCCGAAAATGAATGCCCAGATAAATGTCACAAGACGTCTAAAGCAAAATTCAGTAAGTAATAATTTTGTTGCATCGGTATCTCGTTATAACTTTTATTGATtggaaaatgtttttattttagcAGCATCTATGGGCACTGGAAGAAGGGGAAAACCAAAGGGTTATACAAGTATTATGGTGCAGAAACCAAAACCATGGGGTGGTAGACGAAAAAGGAGACGGGGTAGATGGGCGAACAGAGAAAAGGAAGCGCACGATGATTACGATCAAGAAGATGAAATGCCATTT from Osmia bicornis bicornis chromosome 15, iOsmBic2.1, whole genome shotgun sequence includes the following:
- the LOC114872875 gene encoding peptide chain release factor 1 encodes the protein MLFLIRGCTFSACRYYGNIINKAKSIPLSPLLLNLNVKPCIYKLFSTERNLFIDNESIKRYLNLLMDAYQNDGKKEHESISEILKLQMVPILLDKKIKIVENIKTLTDLASKDEDMKKLAKEEELMYQQELTEIDQELLDVILQTVAAENYENVIMEIVAGVGGQEAMLFAMDLFNMYIHYLNYLEFKHEVMELSYSDIHGLRKAEILISDSKAYEKLKYEGGVHRVQRIPSTEKGSRMHTSTAVVTIFPEPRDVDIELSEKDLKIEAKKATGAGGQHVNTTNSAIRITHIPTGTSVTCQTNRSQIENKKIALLKLKSVLYQEQLDKQVSFISDLRKKQIGTRMRNEKIRTYNFSQDRVTDHRISNGTMHNLKGFLKDGTSLVELQDRLYKDMQQQTLLEIIKKTESQLK
- the LOC114872873 gene encoding scm-like with four MBT domains protein 1 isoform X1, giving the protein MEPCENRSQEKVQEGEYGFFWQDYLDATESVEVPQIMFPHVELTLQSGIEIGMSLEVPISKNTNEDNTKYWVASIVVACGPLLRLRYYGGDDRSLEFWCNLTKEAAHELGWCMKNDKKLEPPDVVLERSPDCMEKLPEFLKTVRTVPPEMLSGEGLSMTERIKQGMKVEVSDILHPYKLWVATIIENVGGRLLLRYDTPGSLRKDFWMFCTSEHLHPYGFTSKSDSNWFLEPPSSIVDLHTYEEWKDLLESIPKNYDLPEELFNNSIKHPKHEFKVGMKVEALSPTNQINICPATVIKVFDDTYFLVHIDTYDELSKGMDIETCMYNSTVKNTWLCTAEHPYIFPVGWAKKHNIKIVHPNGWTSKEEEFDWDEYLRDTQAIAAEEKLFPERQNAIEAGFECGMRLEAVDPEYENVICAAHITKIVDNLLWLKLDNYENTKPEHIVDMHSLQIFPVGWCESNHYPLKPPKDYIEVCKKLQMPEKDDKKNNVLDIPISEPRSSLWCPKIYFNYRCFTGPMISKGKLATLPKAVGPGPVILVMREVLSMIVSVGYRSARILKVLQCDSKPDPGYHLEVLKAKHKNNTYRASVAVVTSGDMVADFCKSICRKLMVCPNLFGPLYVPENECPDKCHKTSKAKFTASMGTGRRGKPKGYTSIMVQKPKPWGGRRKRRRGRWANREKEAHDDYDQEDEMPFMSLDLAKHVSGIEETLDGRPPLSEIDIMIQKGLEKGEKSDEFKTEPPSSNASEDSGSSFNDNRKTKDRESPSSLSNKQHSSKYNQSNTITRASKRERDWDTSIESDCSDADAEYVRMQKKQRRPKTRKLDSNPLFWTVDDVFRYLRKTNDCKDLAYRVRQEEIDGLAFLLLNLPSLTQHMKLRTSLAMKLCRHVEQVKVTFFLRHINETEPDQYQIV
- the LOC114872873 gene encoding scm-like with four MBT domains protein 1 isoform X2 gives rise to the protein MEPCENRSQEKVQEEYGFFWQDYLDATESVEVPQIMFPHVELTLQSGIEIGMSLEVPISKNTNEDNTKYWVASIVVACGPLLRLRYYGGDDRSLEFWCNLTKEAAHELGWCMKNDKKLEPPDVVLERSPDCMEKLPEFLKTVRTVPPEMLSGEGLSMTERIKQGMKVEVSDILHPYKLWVATIIENVGGRLLLRYDTPGSLRKDFWMFCTSEHLHPYGFTSKSDSNWFLEPPSSIVDLHTYEEWKDLLESIPKNYDLPEELFNNSIKHPKHEFKVGMKVEALSPTNQINICPATVIKVFDDTYFLVHIDTYDELSKGMDIETCMYNSTVKNTWLCTAEHPYIFPVGWAKKHNIKIVHPNGWTSKEEEFDWDEYLRDTQAIAAEEKLFPERQNAIEAGFECGMRLEAVDPEYENVICAAHITKIVDNLLWLKLDNYENTKPEHIVDMHSLQIFPVGWCESNHYPLKPPKDYIEVCKKLQMPEKDDKKNNVLDIPISEPRSSLWCPKIYFNYRCFTGPMISKGKLATLPKAVGPGPVILVMREVLSMIVSVGYRSARILKVLQCDSKPDPGYHLEVLKAKHKNNTYRASVAVVTSGDMVADFCKSICRKLMVCPNLFGPLYVPENECPDKCHKTSKAKFTASMGTGRRGKPKGYTSIMVQKPKPWGGRRKRRRGRWANREKEAHDDYDQEDEMPFMSLDLAKHVSGIEETLDGRPPLSEIDIMIQKGLEKGEKSDEFKTEPPSSNASEDSGSSFNDNRKTKDRESPSSLSNKQHSSKYNQSNTITRASKRERDWDTSIESDCSDADAEYVRMQKKQRRPKTRKLDSNPLFWTVDDVFRYLRKTNDCKDLAYRVRQEEIDGLAFLLLNLPSLTQHMKLRTSLAMKLCRHVEQVKVTFFLRHINETEPDQYQIV
- the LOC114872873 gene encoding scm-like with four MBT domains protein 1 isoform X3; translated protein: MEPCENRSQEKVQEGEYGFFWQDYLDATESVEVPQIMFPHVELTLQSGIEIGMSLEVPISKNTNEDNTKYWVASIVVACGPLLRLRYYGGDDRSLEFWCNLTKEAAHELGWCMKNDKKLEPPDVVLERSPDCMEKLPEFLKTVRTVPPEMLSGEGLSMTERIKQGMKVEVSDILHPYKLWVATIIENVGGRLLLRYDTPGSLRKDFWMFCTSEHLHPYGFTSKSDSNWFLEPPSSIVDLHTYEEWKDLLESIPKNYDLPEELFNNSIKHPKHEFKVGMKVEALSPTNQINICPATVIKVFDDTYFLVHIDTYDELSKGMDIETCMYNSTVKNTWLCTAEHPYIFPVGWAKKHNIKIVHPNGWTSKEEEFDWDEYLRDTQAIAAEEKLFPERQNAIEAGFECGMRLEAVDPEYENVICAAHITKIVDNLLWLKLDNYENTKPEHIVDMHSLQIFPVGWCESNHYPLKPPKDYIEVCKKLQMPEKDDKKNNVLDIPISEPRSSLWCPKIYFNYRCFTGPMISKGKLATLPKAVGPGPVILVMREVLSMIVSVGYRSARILKVLQCDSKPDPGYHLEVLKAKHKNNTYRASVAVVTSGDMVADFCKSICRKLMVCPNLFGPLYVPENECPDKCHKTSKAKFTSMGTGRRGKPKGYTSIMVQKPKPWGGRRKRRRGRWANREKEAHDDYDQEDEMPFMSLDLAKHVSGIEETLDGRPPLSEIDIMIQKGLEKGEKSDEFKTEPPSSNASEDSGSSFNDNRKTKDRESPSSLSNKQHSSKYNQSNTITRASKRERDWDTSIESDCSDADAEYVRMQKKQRRPKTRKLDSNPLFWTVDDVFRYLRKTNDCKDLAYRVRQEEIDGLAFLLLNLPSLTQHMKLRTSLAMKLCRHVEQVKVTFFLRHINETEPDQYQIV